A stretch of Arachis hypogaea cultivar Tifrunner chromosome 15, arahy.Tifrunner.gnm2.J5K5, whole genome shotgun sequence DNA encodes these proteins:
- the LOC140179361 gene encoding uncharacterized protein translates to MGLKESDLKNHQHGVMGLGDNYIKPDGTISLPISLGTGDARKLVMADFVVLRDSTAYKLILGRKTINEFSAVICTKFLTMKFITDKGTVGSIRGDLETAVACDSASLSLRKESRKAASVFLADLDVRMEDKPRPEPEGDMEKFQIGKSADQFTFINRNLPHELKGPLIEIVRANSVLFAWTPSDMPGLDPEVMSHRLAIKPEAKSVAQRQRKMSQERAEKVAKQTARLLEAGFIKELEYSTWLSNVVLVKKASGKWRIYNQIPMHRPDEDKTAFITPGGTYCYKVMPFGLKNAGATYQRLMSRVFHDLIGKTVEVYVDDILVKTAKPRKLIDDLQTVFEALRKFKMRLNPLKCAFAMEAEKFLGFMITQKGVEANPDKCEAVLKMTSLGCIKDVQRLTGSSRLYPGSSELRLRRPSHSST, encoded by the exons ATGGGACTCAAGGAATCCGACCTCAAAAATCACCAACACGGAGTCATGGGACTTGGTGATAACTACATCAAGCCCGACGGGACGATCTCTCTCCCAATCAGCCTAGGAACTGGCGACGCCAGGAAATTGGTTATGGCAGATTTTGTAGTCCTTAGAGACTCCACTGCCTATAAACTCATCCTAGGGAGGAAAACTATCAATGAATTCTCAGCTGTAATATGCACCAAGTTCCTAACAATGAAGTTCATAACGGACAAGGGAACGGTTGGTTCCATAAGGGGGGACCTAGAAACGGCAGTCGCCTGCGACAGCGCCAGTCTCTCCTTAAGAAAAGAGTCTAGAAAAGCAGCTAGTGTGTTCCTAGCAGATCTGGACGTGAGGATGGAGGATAAACCAAGACCTGAACCAGAAGGGGACATGGAAAAATTCCAAATAGGTAAGTCGGCAGACCAATTCACCTTCATTAATAGGAACCTACCCCATGAACTCAAGGGCCCCCTCATAGAAATCGTCAGGGCGAACAGCGTCCTCTTTGCATGGACCCCATCGGACATGCCGGGGTTAGACCCCGAGGTCATGTCTCACCGGCTAGCCATAAAGCCAGAGGCCAAATCGGTAGCCCAGCGGCAAAGAAAGATGTCACAAGAAAGAGCTGAAAAAGTCGCCAAGCAAACAGCGAGGCTACTAGAAGCAGGGTTCATCAAGGAGCTCGAATATTCAACATGGCTATCCAATGTTGTCCTAGTCAAGAAGGCCAGTgggaaatggaggat ctacaaccaaatcccgatgcatCGACCTGATGAGGACAAGACAGCCTTCATAACACCAGGAGGCACCTATTGCTATAAGGTAATGCCCTTTGGACTAAAGAATGCAGGGGCCacctaccaaagattgatgaGCAGAGTCTTCCATGACCTCATCGGCAAGACGGTAGAAGTATATGTCGATGATATCCTGGTAAAAACAGCAAAGCCAAGAAAGTTGATAGACGACCTCCAGACCGTCTTCGAGGcattaagaaaattcaaaatgcgACTCAACCCACTTAAATGCGCATTCGCTATGGAAGCAGAAAAATTTCTAGGGTTCATGATAACACAAAAAGGGGTAGAAGCCAACCCGGACAAATGTGAAGCCGTTCTCAAAATGACAAGCCTTGGGTGCATCAAAGATGTACAACGGCTAACTGGAAGCTCACGGCTCTATCCCGGTTCCTCGGAGCTTCGGCTGAGAAGGCCATCCCATTCTTCAACCTAA